Proteins from one Streptococcus mitis B6 genomic window:
- a CDS encoding GNAT family N-acetyltransferase, protein MELFKTWKKNMVLYGLKSQIGTVYRNSDRTTSFYDVGNFLYLAGELDSRFWEDFVRKYGLDYKIIISENTNWQDFLHRKVELISFTRYSFKDKENFQVEFLNNLVSQLEEDYNIVPIDNHIYDSFSEEEWSQDLQGDFESYQDFVLKGGFGFVILKNNELIAGISSGLVYRGAVEVEVATRPNEQGNGFAKKLGAAMILESLNRDMFPLWDAHNEASKKVAEFLGYELVEPYEAFELEESLI, encoded by the coding sequence ATGGAACTATTTAAAACATGGAAGAAAAATATGGTTCTCTATGGTCTTAAATCTCAAATCGGAACTGTCTACCGAAACAGTGATAGGACAACAAGCTTTTATGATGTTGGGAATTTTCTATACCTAGCAGGGGAGTTGGATTCCAGATTTTGGGAAGATTTTGTTAGGAAATATGGTTTAGATTATAAGATTATTATTTCAGAAAATACCAATTGGCAAGATTTTCTGCATCGGAAAGTGGAGCTAATTTCTTTTACTCGTTATTCTTTTAAAGATAAGGAAAATTTTCAAGTTGAATTTCTAAATAATCTAGTTAGTCAGTTAGAGGAAGATTACAATATTGTGCCTATTGATAATCATATTTATGACAGTTTTTCTGAGGAAGAATGGTCACAAGATTTACAGGGGGATTTTGAGTCCTATCAGGATTTTGTTTTAAAAGGTGGATTTGGCTTTGTGATTCTTAAAAATAATGAACTGATTGCTGGGATTTCCTCAGGGTTAGTTTACCGTGGAGCAGTTGAAGTGGAAGTTGCTACTAGACCAAACGAACAAGGAAATGGATTTGCTAAAAAACTTGGTGCTGCAATGATTCTAGAGAGTTTAAATAGAGATATGTTTCCACTTTGGGATGCTCATAACGAGGCCTCCAAAAAAGTAGCAGAATTTTTAGGATATGAGTTAGTTGAACCTTATGAAGCTTTTGAACTAGAGGAAAGTTTAATATAA
- a CDS encoding peptidase U32 family protein has product MEKIIITATAESIEQVEQLLEAGVDRIYVGEKDFGLRLPTTFSYDQLREIAKLVHEAGKELIVAVNALMHQDMMDRIKPFLDFLEEIKIDYITIGDAGVFYVVNRDGYSFKTIYDASTMVTSSRQINFWGQKAGASEAVLAREIPSAELFKMPEILEIPAEVLVYGASVIHHSKRPLLQNYYNFTHIDDEKTRKRDLFLAEPSDPESHYSIFEDNHGTHIFANNDLDLMTKLTELVEHGFTHWKLEGLYTPGQNFVEIAKLFIQASSLIQEGNFSHDQAFLLDEEVRKLHPKNRFLDTGFYDYDPDMVK; this is encoded by the coding sequence ATGGAAAAGATTATCATTACAGCAACTGCTGAAAGTATTGAACAAGTTGAACAACTACTCGAAGCTGGCGTAGACCGTATCTATGTCGGTGAGAAAGATTTTGGCCTTCGTCTGCCAACAACCTTTAGTTATGACCAATTGCGTGAAATCGCTAAGTTGGTTCATGAAGCTGGTAAGGAATTGATTGTTGCGGTCAATGCCCTCATGCACCAAGATATGATGGACCGTATCAAGCCTTTCCTGGACTTCTTGGAAGAAATCAAGATAGACTACATTACGATTGGGGATGCAGGTGTCTTTTACGTAGTCAATCGCGATGGTTATTCATTTAAGACCATCTACGATGCTTCGACTATGGTAACTAGCAGTCGTCAGATAAACTTCTGGGGACAAAAAGCTGGCGCATCTGAGGCTGTTTTGGCGCGTGAAATTCCATCAGCTGAACTTTTCAAAATGCCAGAGATTTTGGAAATTCCTGCTGAAGTTTTGGTTTACGGAGCTAGCGTTATCCATCATTCTAAACGTCCGCTCTTGCAAAATTACTATAACTTTACGCACATCGATGATGAAAAGACGCGCAAGCGTGACCTCTTCTTGGCTGAGCCAAGTGACCCTGAGAGCCATTACTCTATCTTTGAAGATAATCATGGAACCCACATCTTTGCCAATAACGACCTTGATTTGATGACCAAATTGACAGAATTGGTAGAGCATGGTTTCACTCACTGGAAACTAGAAGGGCTCTACACACCTGGTCAGAACTTTGTTGAGATTGCAAAACTCTTTATCCAAGCGAGTAGCTTGATTCAAGAGGGCAACTTTAGCCATGACCAAGCCTTCTTGCTGGATGAAGAAGTTCGTAAACTTCACCCTAAAAACCGATTCCTTGATACAGGATTTTATGATTACGATCCTGACATGGTTAAATAG
- a CDS encoding NUDIX hydrolase, which produces MEIKNHFGVYAVCFENGKLLCIEKTRGPYQHRYDLPGGGQQLGEGLTETLTREVMEETGFTVRSYSNPRIYDVFVREELKNFMVHHVMALYDVEMNESAPQVTTSEAVSDGANDSLGYIWMDIQEITEENASPLVLKVKSELLGFPELDKTSYMNWKVK; this is translated from the coding sequence ATGGAAATCAAAAATCATTTTGGAGTCTATGCTGTTTGCTTTGAAAATGGGAAGTTACTCTGCATTGAAAAAACGAGAGGCCCTTATCAACATCGGTATGATCTACCTGGAGGCGGTCAGCAACTTGGTGAAGGACTGACGGAAACGCTGACTAGAGAAGTTATGGAAGAGACGGGATTTACTGTTAGAAGCTACTCTAATCCTCGAATCTACGATGTTTTCGTCAGGGAAGAGTTAAAAAATTTTATGGTTCACCATGTCATGGCCTTGTATGATGTTGAAATGAATGAGAGTGCACCTCAAGTTACGACTTCGGAAGCTGTGTCTGATGGTGCGAATGATTCACTAGGATATATTTGGATGGATATTCAAGAAATCACAGAAGAAAATGCATCGCCACTAGTCTTGAAGGTTAAGTCTGAATTATTAGGATTTCCAGAACTGGACAAGACTTCTTACATGAATTGGAAGGTGAAGTAG
- a CDS encoding CYTH domain-containing protein: protein MNELEVRFELNDERDYNKAISYLEKSYKFKCENKQVDEYFKTKGKEFENDEVGSFIYRIRQENDDIACIFTRKDTIKQGMWRESEIELESEKLEFVRNILQDGFSNIFTISKYRKTYHDALENKTINLDKIDGLGFYLEIEILGDFSKEDYNHFYDKMCGEFSFLNSKIETKGYVQLMREKNGRN from the coding sequence ATGAATGAATTAGAAGTTAGATTCGAACTCAACGATGAGAGGGATTATAATAAGGCGATTTCATATTTAGAAAAATCTTATAAATTTAAGTGTGAAAATAAGCAAGTTGATGAATATTTTAAAACAAAAGGAAAAGAATTTGAAAATGATGAGGTAGGCAGCTTTATTTACAGAATTCGTCAGGAAAATGACGATATAGCCTGTATTTTCACAAGAAAAGATACGATAAAACAAGGAATGTGGAGAGAAAGTGAAATAGAGTTGGAATCTGAAAAATTAGAATTTGTAAGGAATATCTTGCAAGATGGTTTTTCAAATATTTTCACAATCAGTAAATATAGAAAAACTTATCATGACGCATTAGAAAATAAAACGATTAATCTAGATAAGATTGATGGTCTTGGATTTTATCTTGAAATAGAGATTTTAGGAGATTTTTCAAAAGAAGATTATAATCATTTTTATGATAAAATGTGCGGAGAGTTCTCGTTTTTAAATTCAAAAATAGAAACAAAGGGCTATGTCCAATTAATGAGAGAAAAAAATGGACGTAATTGA
- a CDS encoding 3-oxoacyl-ACP reductase: MTRRVLITGVSSGIGLAQARLFLEKSYQVYGVDQGENPLLEGDFHFLQRDLTLDLEPIFDWCPRVDVLCNTAGVLDDYKPLLEQTAQEIQEIFEINYMTPVELTRYYLTQMLENKKGTIINMCSIASSLAGGGGHAYTSSKHALAGFTKQLAIDYAEAGIQIFGIAPGAVKTAMTAADFEPGGLADWVASETPIKRWIEPEEVAEVSLFLASGKVSAMQGQILTIDGGWSLK; the protein is encoded by the coding sequence ATGACTAGACGTGTACTCATTACAGGAGTGAGTTCAGGAATTGGACTAGCTCAGGCTCGACTTTTTTTAGAGAAGAGCTATCAAGTTTATGGAGTTGACCAAGGTGAAAATCCACTCTTAGAGGGTGATTTCCACTTTCTACAGAGAGATTTGACCTTGGACTTAGAGCCTATTTTTGACTGGTGTCCTAGGGTGGATGTTTTGTGCAATACTGCTGGAGTTTTGGATGATTACAAGCCACTTTTGGAACAAACGGCGCAGGAAATTCAAGAGATTTTTGAAATCAACTATATGACTCCTGTTGAGTTGACTCGCTATTACTTGACACAAATGCTGGAGAATAAAAAAGGGACCATTATCAATATGTGCTCCATTGCTTCGAGCCTAGCAGGTGGGGGTGGTCACGCCTATACTTCCTCTAAGCATGCCTTGGCTGGCTTTACCAAGCAGCTAGCTATAGACTATGCAGAAGCTGGGATTCAGATCTTTGGTATCGCTCCAGGAGCAGTCAAGACAGCTATGACAGCTGCGGACTTTGAGCCAGGTGGCTTGGCTGACTGGGTTGCTAGTGAAACACCCATCAAACGCTGGATTGAACCAGAGGAAGTGGCAGAAGTCAGTCTCTTTTTGGCCAGCGGAAAGGTCTCTGCCATGCAAGGACAAATCTTGACAATAGATGGTGGCTGGTCTTTGAAGTAG
- a CDS encoding DUF3270 domain-containing protein, which produces MPVRKLQSYEVDYQEELSHQIPRYQDYTPEAQSDANLKEILFFVNIAVFCICIAIFSFIFLALKFSTALAFAAAIGSSLLVLKVQRSLIKRKLKK; this is translated from the coding sequence ATGCCCGTAAGAAAATTACAATCCTATGAGGTAGACTATCAAGAAGAATTAAGCCATCAGATTCCTCGCTATCAAGATTATACACCTGAAGCGCAATCTGATGCCAATCTCAAGGAAATCCTATTTTTTGTTAATATCGCTGTTTTTTGTATCTGTATTGCTATCTTTAGTTTTATCTTTTTAGCATTAAAATTCTCAACTGCTCTTGCCTTCGCTGCAGCAATCGGATCCAGCTTACTTGTTTTAAAAGTCCAACGCTCTCTTATCAAACGAAAACTTAAAAAATAA
- the ciaH gene encoding two-component system sensor histidine kinase CiaH has protein sequence MFSKLKKTWYADDFSYFIRNFGVFTLIFSTMTLIILQVMHSSLYTSVDDKLHGLSENPQAVIQLAVNRATEEIKDLENATTDTSKTEVKPNVSSNTEVILFDKNFTQLLSGNRFLGLDKIKLEKKELGHIYQIQVFNSYGQEEIYRMILMETNISSVSTNIKYAAVLINTSQLEQASQKHEKLIVIVMASFWILSLLASLYLARVSVRPLLESMQKQQSFVENASHELRTPLAVLQNRLETLFRKPEATIMDVSESIASSLEEVRNMRFLTTNLLNLARRDDGIKPELAEVPTSFFNTTFTNYEMIASENDRVFRFENRIHRTIVTDQLLLKQLMTILFDNAVKYTEEDGEIDFLISATDRNLYLLVSDNGVGISTEDKKKIFDRFYRVDKARTRQKGGFGLGLSLAKQIVDALKGTITVKDNKPKGTIFEVKIAIHTPSKKKK, from the coding sequence ATGTTCAGTAAACTAAAAAAAACATGGTATGCGGATGACTTTAGTTATTTTATCCGTAACTTTGGTGTCTTCACTCTGATTTTCTCGACCATGACCTTGATTATTTTGCAGGTCATGCATTCGAGTCTCTATACTTCGGTGGATGATAAGCTCCATGGACTGAGTGAAAATCCTCAAGCAGTTATTCAGCTGGCAGTAAATAGGGCAACTGAAGAGATTAAAGATTTAGAGAATGCTACTACAGATACTAGTAAGACTGAGGTGAAACCCAATGTCAGTTCCAACACAGAAGTCATTCTTTTTGATAAGAATTTTACCCAGCTCCTTTCTGGAAATCGATTTTTGGGCTTGGATAAGATTAAGTTAGAGAAAAAAGAACTAGGCCATATCTATCAGATTCAGGTTTTTAATAGCTATGGACAAGAAGAAATCTATCGCATGATATTGATGGAAACGAATATCAGTTCGGTTTCAACCAATATCAAGTATGCTGCTGTCTTGATTAATACCAGCCAGTTGGAGCAGGCCAGTCAAAAGCATGAGAAATTGATTGTGATCGTGATGGCAAGTTTCTGGATTTTGTCTTTGCTTGCCAGTCTCTATCTAGCTAGGGTCAGTGTTCGTCCTCTGCTTGAGAGCATGCAGAAGCAGCAGTCCTTTGTGGAAAATGCCAGTCATGAGTTACGAACTCCTCTTGCAGTTTTGCAAAATCGTTTAGAGACCCTTTTTCGTAAGCCAGAAGCAACCATTATGGATGTGAGCGAAAGCATTGCATCGAGTTTGGAAGAAGTCCGAAATATGCGTTTTTTGACGACGAACTTGTTGAATTTAGCTCGTAGAGATGATGGGATTAAGCCAGAACTTGCAGAAGTTCCAACCAGTTTTTTCAATACGACGTTTACAAACTATGAGATGATTGCTTCTGAAAATGACCGTGTCTTCCGTTTTGAAAATCGCATCCATCGAACGATTGTCACAGATCAGCTTTTACTAAAACAACTGATGACCATCCTATTTGATAATGCTGTCAAGTATACTGAAGAGGATGGTGAAATTGATTTTCTTATCTCGGCGACTGATCGCAATCTGTATTTACTGGTTTCTGATAATGGAGTCGGTATTTCGACAGAAGATAAGAAGAAAATTTTTGATCGTTTTTATCGAGTGGACAAGGCTAGAACTCGTCAAAAAGGTGGTTTTGGTTTAGGATTATCTCTGGCCAAGCAAATTGTAGATGCGCTTAAAGGAACCATTACTGTTAAAGATAATAAACCCAAGGGAACAATCTTTGAAGTGAAGATTGCCATCCACACACCATCGAAAAAGAAAAAATAA
- the ciaR gene encoding two-component system response regulator CiaR, whose amino-acid sequence MIKILLVEDDLGLSNSVFDFLDDFADVMQVFDGEEGLYEAESGVYDLILLDLMLPEKNGFQVLKELREKGITTPVLIMTAKESLDDKGHGFELGADDYLTKPFYLEELKMRIQALLKRSGKFNENTLTYGNIVVNLSTNTVKVEDTPVELLGKEFDLLVYFLQNQNVILPKTQIFDRLWGFDSDTTISVVEVYVSKVRKKLKGTTFAENLKTLRSVGYILKDVQ is encoded by the coding sequence ATGATAAAAATCTTATTGGTTGAGGATGACCTAGGCCTGTCAAATTCAGTATTTGACTTTTTAGACGATTTTGCAGATGTCATGCAGGTGTTCGATGGGGAAGAAGGTCTCTACGAAGCTGAAAGTGGCGTCTATGACTTGATTTTGCTTGATTTGATGTTGCCTGAAAAAAATGGCTTCCAAGTATTGAAAGAATTGCGTGAAAAGGGAATTACGACACCAGTTCTGATCATGACTGCCAAGGAAAGTTTGGATGACAAGGGACATGGTTTTGAACTAGGAGCAGATGACTATCTGACTAAACCTTTCTACCTAGAAGAACTCAAAATGCGGATTCAAGCCCTTCTCAAACGTTCAGGTAAATTTAATGAAAATACATTGACTTATGGAAATATTGTGGTTAATTTGTCAACCAATACCGTTAAAGTCGAAGATACTCCTGTCGAATTGCTGGGGAAAGAGTTCGATTTATTAGTTTATTTCCTTCAAAATCAAAATGTTATTTTGCCTAAGACTCAGATTTTTGATCGTCTATGGGGATTTGATAGTGATACAACGATTTCGGTTGTCGAAGTCTATGTTTCAAAAGTCCGTAAGAAATTAAAAGGAACCACTTTTGCAGAGAATTTGAAAACCTTACGCAGTGTTGGGTATATTTTAAAAGATGTTCAGTAA
- a CDS encoding M1 family metallopeptidase, translated as MQAVEHFIKQFVPEHYDLFLDLSRETKTFSGKVTITGQAQSDRISLHQKDLEIASVEVAGKARPFTVDHDNEALHFELAEAGQVEVVISFSGKITDNMTGIYPSYYTVDGVKKEVLSTQFESHFAREAFPCVDEPEAKATFDLSLCFDQAEGELALSNMPEIDVENRKETGIWKFETTPRMSSYLLAFVAGDLQGVTAKTKNGTLVGVYSTKAHPLSNLDFSLDIAVRSIEFYEDYYGVKYPIPQSLHIALPDFSAGAMENWGLVTYREVCLIVDENSSVASRQQVALVVAHELAHQWFGNLVTMKWWDDLWLNESFANMMEYVCVDAIEPSWNIFEDFQTGGVPLALERDATDGVQSVHVEVKHPDEINTLFDGAIVYAKGSRLMHMLRRWLGDADFTKGLHAYFEKHQYSNTIGRDLWDALGQASGRDVASFMDSWLEQPGYPVLTVKVENDVLKISQKQFFIGEHEDKNRLWVVPLNSNWKGLPDTLETASIEIPGYAALLAENEGALRLNTENTAHYITDYQGDLLDAILAELVELDNTSKLQIVQERRLLAEAGYISYADLLPVLDKLAKEESYLVVSAVSEVIFALDRFIDEGTEAETAFKALVAKLARHNYDRLGFEAKDGESDEDELVRQLAVSMMIRSNDAEASQVASQIFATHKENLAGLPAAIRSQVLINEMKHHETKDLLALYLDSYTHATDAVFKRQLAAALAYSIDADNIQTLIASWKDKFVVKPQDLSAWYYQFLAHQATQETAWSWARENWAWIKAALGGDMSFDSFVILPAHVFKTQQRLAEYKEFFEPQLSDLALSRNIGMGIKEIAARVDLINREKAAVEAVVLQYGTK; from the coding sequence ATGCAAGCAGTTGAACATTTTATTAAGCAATTTGTTCCTGAACATTATGATTTATTTTTAGACTTGAGTCGTGAGACCAAGACGTTTTCTGGGAAGGTGACCATCACTGGTCAAGCACAGAGTGACCGTATTTCCCTCCACCAAAAAGACTTGGAAATCGCTTCTGTAGAAGTTGCAGGTAAAGCTCGTCCATTTACAGTTGACCATGATAATGAAGCCCTTCATTTTGAACTTGCAGAAGCAGGTCAAGTTGAAGTGGTTATCTCTTTCTCAGGAAAAATCACAGATAACATGACAGGGATTTATCCTTCATACTACACAGTTGATGGAGTGAAAAAGGAAGTCTTGTCTACTCAGTTCGAGAGCCACTTTGCGCGCGAAGCTTTCCCATGTGTGGATGAGCCAGAAGCCAAAGCAACCTTTGACCTCTCTCTATGTTTTGACCAAGCAGAAGGTGAATTGGCCTTGTCTAATATGCCAGAAATCGATGTTGAAAACCGTAAGGAAACAGGTATCTGGAAGTTTGAGACAACACCTCGCATGTCTTCTTACTTGTTAGCCTTTGTTGCGGGTGATTTGCAAGGTGTGACGGCTAAAACTAAAAACGGTACCCTCGTAGGTGTTTATTCAACCAAAGCTCATCCACTATCAAACCTTGATTTCTCACTGGATATCGCTGTTCGCTCTATCGAGTTTTACGAAGATTACTATGGAGTTAAGTACCCAATTCCTCAATCTCTCCACATCGCCCTTCCTGACTTCTCAGCTGGAGCTATGGAAAACTGGGGTCTTGTGACCTACCGTGAAGTTTGCTTAATTGTAGATGAAAATTCATCAGTAGCCAGCCGCCAACAAGTTGCCCTTGTTGTGGCACATGAATTGGCTCACCAATGGTTTGGAAACCTCGTGACTATGAAATGGTGGGATGATCTTTGGCTCAATGAAAGTTTTGCCAACATGATGGAGTACGTCTGTGTGGATGCTATTGAACCAAGTTGGAACATCTTTGAAGATTTCCAAACAGGTGGAGTACCTCTTGCTCTTGAACGTGACGCGACTGATGGCGTACAGTCTGTTCACGTCGAAGTCAAACACCCAGATGAAATCAATACGCTCTTTGATGGCGCTATCGTCTATGCCAAAGGAAGCCGTCTCATGCACATGCTTCGCCGTTGGCTAGGAGATGCTGATTTTACTAAAGGTTTGCACGCCTACTTTGAAAAACATCAGTACAGCAACACCATTGGTCGTGACCTTTGGGATGCCCTTGGTCAAGCGTCTGGACGTGATGTCGCATCCTTCATGGATTCTTGGTTGGAACAACCTGGTTATCCAGTTCTCACTGTCAAAGTTGAAAATGATGTCTTGAAGATCTCACAAAAACAATTCTTTATCGGTGAGCACGAAGACAAGAACCGTCTCTGGGTGGTGCCACTCAATAGTAACTGGAAAGGCTTGCCTGATACACTCGAAACTGCAAGCATCGAAATTCCTGGCTACGCAGCCCTTCTTGCTGAAAATGAAGGAGCTCTTCGTCTCAACACTGAAAATACAGCCCACTACATTACCGACTATCAAGGAGACTTGTTAGATGCTATTCTTGCTGAACTAGTTGAGCTTGATAACACAAGCAAATTGCAAATCGTCCAAGAACGTCGTTTGCTTGCTGAGGCAGGGTACATTTCTTATGCTGACTTGCTCCCAGTTCTTGATAAACTTGCTAAGGAAGAATCTTACCTTGTCGTTTCAGCTGTTTCTGAAGTAATTTTTGCCCTCGATCGCTTTATCGATGAAGGAACAGAAGCTGAGACAGCCTTCAAAGCATTGGTTGCTAAATTGGCTCGTCATAACTATGACCGTCTTGGTTTTGAAGCTAAAGACGGAGAATCAGATGAGGATGAATTGGTTCGTCAGCTGGCTGTTTCTATGATGATTCGCTCAAATGATGCAGAAGCTAGTCAAGTCGCTAGCCAAATTTTCGCAACACACAAGGAGAATCTTGCAGGACTCCCAGCAGCTATTCGTTCACAAGTTCTGATCAATGAAATGAAACATCATGAGACCAAAGACTTGTTAGCACTTTATCTTGATTCTTATACTCACGCAACAGATGCTGTCTTTAAACGTCAGTTGGCCGCGGCTCTTGCCTACAGTATAGATGCGGACAATATCCAAACCTTGATTGCTTCTTGGAAGGACAAATTTGTGGTGAAACCGCAGGATTTGTCTGCTTGGTATTACCAATTCCTAGCTCATCAAGCAACTCAGGAAACAGCTTGGTCTTGGGCGCGTGAAAACTGGGCTTGGATTAAGGCAGCCCTTGGAGGAGATATGAGCTTTGATAGCTTTGTTATCCTTCCTGCTCATGTATTTAAAACTCAGCAACGCTTGGCAGAGTACAAGGAATTCTTTGAGCCACAACTTTCTGACCTTGCTCTTAGCCGTAACATCGGTATGGGAATCAAGGAAATTGCAGCGCGTGTTGACTTGATTAACCGTGAAAAAGCTGCAGTCGAAGCAGTCGTTCTTCAATACGGAACTAAATAA
- a CDS encoding DUF2829 domain-containing protein — protein sequence MTFEEILPGLKAKKKYVRTGWGGAENYVQLFDTIEQNGVALEVTPYFLINVSGEGEGFSMWSPTPCDVLATDWVEVHD from the coding sequence ATGACATTTGAAGAAATTCTGCCTGGGTTAAAGGCTAAGAAAAAATATGTACGTACTGGATGGGGAGGTGCTGAAAACTATGTGCAGCTTTTTGATACCATTGAACAAAACGGGGTTGCACTTGAAGTGACGCCCTACTTCCTAATTAACGTGTCTGGAGAAGGAGAAGGTTTTTCCATGTGGAGTCCGACACCTTGTGATGTTTTGGCGACGGATTGGGTAGAAGTGCATGACTAG